The following nucleotide sequence is from Myripristis murdjan chromosome 22, fMyrMur1.1, whole genome shotgun sequence.
GcgtccgccgccgccgctgctgtcTCTGTCGTCTGTTTGggcgtcctcctcctcttcttcctgctccGCTGCTGCCTGTCGCTCGGGGTTTTGTAGCGTAAAACCTCGTCTCTCTTCACCGTGCAGTTCATGACGAACATGGCTCGGTACTGCGTCCGGTACTTCTCGTGCCTGAGTGGAAAACACAAGATTTAAAAGGGTTTAACTGCAAGACACAGtacaataatcataataatagtaatgataataatctttaattatgtagcacctttaaaacataatttacaGAGAGCTCTAACAGACAGAGCAAAAGCAGATTGATCAAAAggcaaaataacaacataaagcCAAACAAGAGCAAAACAGTTTAAATCAATATaacacaggtaaaaaaaaaaaaatgcaaaaaaaaagcaataataaataataaaaattaaattaaatgcaaagataattaaaagacaaataaaataaataatatgtaaataaaaaaatataaacatacaaataaatgagtggataaaatagaaaagaaaaaggaaaagaaaataccaaaaataaaataaaacaaaacacaggtgCGGTCACCTCTGGCAGTCCAGGCAGAGCGTGATCATGCAGGCGGGACAGTTCAGAACGGCGTCGCTGCTCGGTAAACCTCGGGGCTGACCGGGTCGCGAGCCCAACGCCGCCGGGCGCCGGCGGCTGCAGCTGTGCCTGCACACGGAGACACAGGCAGGCTGCAGTGTTACAACACAAGGGATTAATCTGTGATTATACAACAGATTATACAGCCAGTGGCACAATCTGACTGGACGAGAGGTGAGCGCTGATACTCAACATGTTTTACTGGTGAGTATCACTCCGCTTCACCAGAGCCCAGTAATGACCGACGGACGCCACACTGCCGATTTCGATTTTGTGTTTTACAGTCGTTATTTGATGGAAGCTGTTTGTAGAACTCAATGTTATCAGGATGTGAAcggagacaggggagagaatcttagcatcttagtgaCTGAGGATGAATCTTACGCTGCCCGCCTGGCGTCCACCCAGGCCTGGTCCCGGTCGTCCTCGTCGGGGTCGTACAGCAGCTCGTCATTGGTCGGGATCATCCGCTGTCTCCGCCTCCGGCCCGTGGAGCTGCCTGAGGAGGCGAGAGGACAAACATGCTTACAGACCGCTGTGACGAAACGAGAGAGCAAAACTCACTGAGGGAAAACAGTGAAGATTCATGCAAATACAGTGTAAACATTTTATAGTTTGAttagaagagagagggaaacaaaaaGTTTAGCATCCTCCACCAGCGGGACGGGGCGTTTAACATAATACAGATAATCCACAATGTTCTGATGCTttccagcagctggagaagagctgcagcataaaataaatcagtgtGAGCAGTGACTTCTGCAGAATCCAACTGCAGCTCAACGGCTACAACAGAATCATCAAAGATCTTAAAAGACGAGTCCTCACTCGGCGTGTCCTCCTCCTCCGAGTCGGAGTCAAAGTAAATTTTGTCGTACATCTGAGGTTGAGGAAGTCCGGCGACGGcggcgctgctgctgcttccgGAGTTTTCTGCTggagagcaaacacacaggatCAACACGGACTCACGTGCCTTCACAGCACAGAGCACAGCAGCCCACTGAACCACATCACCAGGAAATAGGCCTCTCATGGTcaggtaattattattattaataatattttttgttttaaagaatCGATGAATCATTTTGTGTACAAAGAGTGAAATATGAAGCTGGCCTCATGaaaagtgatcagagcccaaagtgatgccttcaaatgtcttccttaGTCTGTAAGTACtgattttataaagatatgGATGGAGCATGTTggtgatcttagtgaagctgaaTCAGGCAACgattttggtgtttttgccTTTAAAATAACAAGCGATGAAATGATTAATGTAATTAACATCAATCAACTTACTGCAAACTGAGTAATTCATTAGTCATATTAATCATATTGACACTAAACAGCCATATTGAAACCACGGAGGGCCGTACTGGCATCATGCTGAGTGAAACTACTTTGCAATTCAGCACTACATTGCTATGGCTTTTGCTAATGTGCACAATATAATGTCAATATActgtttaatgttaatgttaacaaACATCCTGTCTGAAACGCAGAACTGAAACATGTGAGAAAGGAAATGAAGCAGAGTTCAAACTGCTCCTTTGTCTGGGAGGGCCTCCTCTCCCCTACCTGCCGGCAGCGGCCCCCACGTTCCCTCCATGGTCCTCATGGTGGAGCTGAGCTCCGCCTCCATCTCCTTCTCAAACTCATCGCCGCTGGACGACTCGCTCTCGCCCGTCAGATACTCTCTGATCAGCTTCCTCTTCTGGTCTGGAGTCCCGTTCAGCAGAATGTCCAGCTCATCCTccgagctgagagagagagagagagagaaagagagagagggagagattctGTTTTGTCCGTTTATATTCTGCTTTATCTTCAAGCCGGGAGTCCAGAGCAGTCAAGTGTCTGACCCTGCGATGTGTCACACTCTTTTGTATCGAGACgattccacaccaaactcaaaAATCCTcatgttcaggttcaggttcaagATCTTTGCTGTCATTGTGCAACGAAACTGCAGTCGCCAGCCTCAGACGGTGCATTTATACCTTTAAGACACTCTCActtacagtggaggaaataattatttgatcccttgccgattttgtaagtttgcctatttacaaagaaatgaacactaacactaacactaattTTACTGGTAGGTTTATTccaacagtgagagatagaatatcaaaaagaaaatccagaaaatcacattatataaaagatataaactgatttgcatttcactgagttaaataagtatttgatcccctagcAACCATTAAGAATTCTGGCTCCCACACACCTATTAGATACTCAACTAATAATAGATACTAATCTCAACTTGTTACCTGCATAAAAGACACCTGTCTCAACTTGTCACCTGTATATAAGACAGCTGTTcacagaatcaatcaatcagactccaACCTCTCCATCATGGGCAAGACCAAAGAGCTGTCTAAGGATGTCAGGGACCAGATTATAGACCTGCACAAGGCCGGAAAGTGCTACAAGACCATAAGCAAGAAGCTGGGTGAGAAGGAGACAACTGCTGGTGCAATTATtcgaaaatggaagaaacacaaaatgaccatcagtTGACCTCGATCTGGGGCTCCACGCAAGATCTCACCTTGTGGGGTATCAATAATCATGAgaaaggtgagaaatcagcctaCAACTGCACTGATCTTAATGATCTCAAGGCAGCTGGGACCATGGTCACCAAGAAAATCATTAGTAACACACTATGctgtaatggattaaaatcctgcagtgcCCGCAAGGTCCCCCTGCTCAAGAAGGCACATGTACAGGCCCGTCTGAAGTTTGCCAGTGAACACCTGAATGATTCAGAGAATGCTTGGGAGAAggtgctgtggtcagatgagaccaCAATTGAGCTCTTTAGCATCAACTCAACTCGCCGtgtttggaggaagagaaatgctgattatgaccccaagaacaccatccccaccatcaagcatggagatggaaacatgatgctttgggggtgtttctctgccaagggGACAGGACGACTTCACCGCATCGACAGGAGGATGGACAGGGCCATGTACCGCAAAATCCTGAGTGACAACCTCCTTCCCTCcgccaggacactgaaaatgggTTGTGGATGGGTCTTCCAGCacgacaatgacccaaaacatacggcCAAGGCAACAAAGGAGTGGCTCAAGAAGAAGTACATTAAGGTCACGGAGTGGCCTAGCCAGTCTCCAGACCttaatcccatagaaaatctgTGGAGGGAGCTGAAGCTTCAAGTTGCCACATGACAGCCTTGAAACCTTAAGGATTTGGAGATGATCTACAAAGAGGAGTGGACCAAAATtcttcctgatgtgtgtgtatacctggtgatcaactacaaaaaatgtctgacctctTCACTTGCCAACAAGGGTTTTGCCACCAAGTACTACATCATGTTTTgctaggggatcaaatacttatttcactcaatgaaatgcaaatcagtttatgtcttttatattaagtgattttttggattttctttttggtattctatctctcactgttagAATAAACCTACCGTTAAAATTATagagtgttcatttctttgtcagtaggcaaacttacaaaatcggcaagggatcaaataattatttcctccactgtattTACAGAGTAAAAATAAGTAACATAAAATGATGGAATCTATAATTAACAAcaagtgtgtgcacatctgCAGAAAGGCTTCACATTATCACTGCACATAAACTAAACAGGAGTACTGACTGTGTGCGGAGGGCtctggagcagctgctgcaccaggctgccaggctgccagaCTGCACCAGACTGCACCAGGCTGCACCATGCTGCACCAGGCTGCACCAGGCTGCCAGACTGCACCATGCTGCACCAGGCTGCACCAGGCTGCACCAGGCTGCCAGACTGCACCAGGCTGCCAGACTGCACCATGCTGCACCAGGCTGCACCATGCTGCACCAGGCTGCACCATGCTGCACCAGGCTGCACCATGCTGCACCAGGCTGCACCAGGCTGCCAGACTGCACCATGCTGCACCAGGCTGCACCATGCTGCACCAGGCTGCACCATGCTGCACCAGGCTGCACCATGCTGCACCAGGCTGCACCAGGCTGCACCAGGCTGCCAGACTGCACCATGCTGCAGCAGGCTGCCAGACTGCCAGGCTGCACCAGGCTGCCATGCTGCACCAGGCTGCCATGCTGCACCAGGCTGCCAGGCTAAACCAGGCTAAACCATGCTGCACCAGGATGCCAGACTGCAgcaggctgccaggctgccagactgcagcaggctgccaggctgccagactgcagcaggctgccagactgcagcaggctgccaggctgccagactgcagcaggctgccagactgcagcaggctgccaggctgccagactgcagcaggctgccagactgcagcaggctgccaggctgccagaCTGCAGCAGGCTGCAGCAGGCTGCCAGGCTCTCTGTGCTGCATGTGGCCTTTTCAAGCTGCCTCGCTCCTCAGCAGACACACATCTGTCTTCCAGAGGTCGACTGATTAAACCAATCCACCGCAGGACGAGGAGGTAAAGAAGATGAAATCTTTTGTCCAAAGACACGcccaaacatttgttttcttcttctgtgctTTTGTTACAGAACATTTTACTGTACAACAATGTTATAACTTATTCCCCTGATAGTGTGTTATGTACAAAATGCACATCCATACTTTACACATCTGGATacctgtatctgtgtgtgtgtgtgtgtgtgtgtgtgtgtttaccacaCATATGACAAAACTGTATTGCAAGCTGCTGCCCTGCACAGAGAAAAAGCCAAAGCAAcgagtgtttttcatttcaaaaaccTTATTAAAAcgtatttaaacaaagtgacTTATTTCTGCTGTTGGTTTGAAGTTTTTCAAcagtgttttgctgctttgctGTGAGGTTTTGTGGTTAGTTTGTGGTTAAGAAATGGCTCATTTCAAAGAGAGCACCTAAGCAACCAGAAAATTACTGTAATAGCTTTAATATTTCACCCTGCATTCCTTTAATCCAATTCAAACAGCACATCCATCCTTTGTTTACTTATATTCATTACCGCGCTCGGCTCCAGTGtgtttaaaagaagaaaatgtgattATAATAAAGGAtgtggctgagagagagatgcttgTTTACATGTTAGCATGCGACCGGCTAGCCGCTCGTTAGCCGCACGATGCTAAAGCTAAatccctttttaaaaaatactttacgGACAGTTTTAGTTCGTGTACCTGCTGACAGCTCTCTCCTCGTCGCTGGGCTCCTCGATCTCATACGAGTCAAACTCCTCTGTTTTATTCGGCCTGTTCATTTTTAGCTCCTGAAGCAGGCTAGCTAACAGCAGACTGCTGCGGCATCAACATGCAATGATAGAACTGCGTTGTTGCTTCCGCTTCCGGTGCACAGGGCGCGGTcagtcaacaaataaaaataaaaataaaaataaatacaataaaaataaaaatgaaacttcaaaataaaagatacaagatacaaataaaaataaataaaaaatactatattttttaaaaatacaaaataaaataagaacaaaaaatacttttttttattattattgctcaAGCACTATTTTGAAGACAAGGCTCGTATTGTCAAAGCATGACACAGGAgtcacaaccacacacacaagtagTAGAACATCTCAGGTGTTTGGTACCCATCAAGGACTTGGGAGCCCATCAGGGACCCCTGCCCTGGACCCCCTTTAAGGACCTTAAAGAACAATGGAACCCCTTCAAAGACTCCTGGAACCTCCCAGGGAACCCTGGAAGCAAGACACTCACTGACACCTGGAACCCCTTCAAGGACCTTCAAAAAAAGGAGATACTTCATTCAAAACTATACAGTAATTTACAAAAGCCCAgtttatgaaaacatttatttctgtccACATTGTAAAAATCAGTCAATACATCCATGAATTTCCAAAGGTTGCATTTTGCCCTGAAAATCAGAGCAGTGAGTGGAAAACAGAATGTGGAACGTAGAACATGCATCAGCTCTTCGGCCGGCCGGACCCGGCCGTGGCACTTCGTCCACGTCACAGGCCATGCTCTCTAACAGGACAGTGAGGGAAGAATCCTCTAGAGTTCATCTTTGCACAGAACTTGCATCGGTTTGGTTGCAGACattcaaaacagaaatgatgttTCTCCCTCGTCTTCTTGCTTTTGTCAGGTTACAAAGCTACAGTCTCAAGCATACCTGTCATACCTGTCAAATACagtcatcatgtcttccatttaactaaaaaaaacgtttttggtccttttaatcagacatgggatgtttatttaccttgacagttccGGAGGTCAATTGTCACTCTtctctgacaatgtcacactaacctcgcgacaattatttttaataaacgcaggttaaatacgggaaatttacgggaaatttacgggaaaatactaatacgggaggaggccgggaaaggagggtaaaatacgggaaaatcccggccaaaacgggatacttgacaggtatggtcaagtcaaagtcaaagtcaaagtgagCTTTATTATCAATTCTACAGTACGCACAGGACATACAGAGGACCGAAATTGCGTTTCTCTCAGACCCTCAGTGCagacaataaacattttagaTAGAAATAAACATTATCTACAACGGAAAACGTATATGTATATAAACAgggtcatttaaaaaaaactaaactaaaaagaAAGTTATAAATTTAAAAGTAGAAAGGCACAGTAGCAGCGACAAAAAGTCATCTAAGAAGGTAAATTCATGCTGCATTGCATCCGCATGTATTTGACAAGCTGTACTTGCAAAAATGACAAGGCTGTGTAGTTCAAAATACTGAAGTGTAGCTACATTATAGGACTTACGGCTGATTGGTGCGTTTACAATGGAGCAGTTATGTGTTTTGccgggtggtgtgtgtgtgtcggccaGCTGGTCCATGTGTGTGGCATTTTGAATGGCAGTATGTTGAAAACTCAAACATGTGACTTTATATCTGTTTCCTGTGTCTTCTGTGGAGAATTGAGTGTCTTGTGTTGCAAAAAGTGCCATGTTGAGTTGCAAATCAGGTGCAAAGCAGAAAACGTGTTCAGAGTTTTAGAGATTTGAGCTGAGGTTTTGCTCTTTGTGCCagtttgtgctttgtgtgtctttttagCGTGTTtgcaattggaaaaaaaaaaaaaaaaaaaaaaaaaaaaaaaaaaacaaactctaaTAGTAATAACCAGAGACATTGCCAGTGCTTATTGTCACCACTGCAGCAAAccaccactagatggagccAGCAGACCAGAGATGCTGATCCCTCGGGCCTGGTCCAGCTGCTGCTTCTCAACCCGAGGCACCGTGCACCTCAGGGGGCCGCGAGGTTATGCCCCAGGTTCATGAGCAATTTAAgctgtgttaaaaaataaagggGGGGAAAAGCACCAGTGGTGTACATGGAGCAAGTCACTGAATCAGCTTCACTACCTGACCTTgacccctgacctttgaccttgcaGGGAGGGTTGGGATGGAGAAACAGACTgtatactgctgctgctgctgttggacagAAACATGCATGAGTACTAAGTTTGCTGTCAaggcaaaagaagaaaaaaaaaaaaaaagaaacccagaCTCCTGAAAGAACTCTTGAAAAACTCTTGAAACCTCCCATGGAACCATGGCAGCCCATAAAGGACCTCAGGACCCCTTTCAAGGATGCCTGAAGCCCCCCAAGGACTCCTAAATTCCCCCTTCAAGATCTATGGAACCCCTTCAAAGACTCCTGGAACTGCTCAAGGAACCCTGGAGACACCCTGGAGTCCTTCCACGGACACCTGGAACCCCTTCAAGGACCATCAAAGCTTTTATCTCCCACCAGTACAGCTCCATCACTTGTGCCGCTAACTGGCATTTCTCAGATTTGTCATCCCCATGCACACGTgtaacagagagaggggacgtGTGTGACAGGGGTTGTGGTCCAAATGAGGTCTGAGCGCTGGTCtaaaggctgagctgctccaggctcctggctctaaaggcttgtcctgagtctcttcatgaatcctggctgtgtgttgggcgtaacatgcagtgaaccaatcagagcgccgtctcccgtcccctttaacagccaggtgtgtcccaccttggtgggctgctgttctaatggaggattctccaggtaagaaggaaggccaGAGGGACACAAGACACTTTGCTAGAAAAGACTAGAAAAGACACTCGCTTCACGTTTGTCACAGCTTTGCACCAGGTGGAAGAGAGGACCCAGCGTCTCGTCGTAACTTTATTTAAAGGGTAATTCCcatatttttcaacctgggccctaTTTTGCCCTGTGCGATTacactgcagtttgttttgcagctgcaGGGTAAGCGCTGCATCTCAGTAGTGGAGCAATTACAaaaatttgtgttttcaggtgtCATTGGGACATTTAGACTAGAATAGACTAaaacagagtagaatagaatagaacagaacagaatagaatagaatagaaaaccTTTATTGTTACTGTACAAGTGCAGTTAATAAGACaattacagacagacagacaagcacacaTCCAATGAATATGAATCTAAAATGAATATTATAGAGAGTGGGTATTGCTCTTGACAACATTGTGTATTGCACTCAGAAATCTTCTATATTGCGTTTAAATGTT
It contains:
- the eapp gene encoding E2F-associated phosphoprotein isoform X1: MNRPNKTEEFDSYEIEEPSDEERAVSSSEDELDILLNGTPDQKRKLIREYLTGESESSSGDEFEKEMEAELSSTMRTMEGTWGPLPAAENSGSSSSAAVAGLPQPQMYDKIYFDSDSEEEDTPSSSTGRRRRQRMIPTNDELLYDPDEDDRDQAWVDARRAAHSCSRRRPAALGSRPGQPRGLPSSDAVLNCPACMITLCLDCQRHEKYRTQYRAMFVMNCTVKRDEVLRYKTPSDRQQRSRKKRRRTPKQTTETAAAAADAAPEPAPRGVDGDELYHPVQCSECSTEVAVLDKDEVYHFFNILASHC
- the eapp gene encoding E2F-associated phosphoprotein isoform X2, giving the protein MNRPNKTEEFDSYEIEEPSDEERAVSSSEDELDILLNGTPDQKRKLIREYLTGESESSSGDEFEKEMEAELSSTMRTMEGTWGPLPAENSGSSSSAAVAGLPQPQMYDKIYFDSDSEEEDTPSSSTGRRRRQRMIPTNDELLYDPDEDDRDQAWVDARRAAHSCSRRRPAALGSRPGQPRGLPSSDAVLNCPACMITLCLDCQRHEKYRTQYRAMFVMNCTVKRDEVLRYKTPSDRQQRSRKKRRRTPKQTTETAAAAADAAPEPAPRGVDGDELYHPVQCSECSTEVAVLDKDEVYHFFNILASHC